The Polypterus senegalus isolate Bchr_013 chromosome 1, ASM1683550v1, whole genome shotgun sequence genomic sequence TATTTTATCAGCTGTTAGATCCGCACTGTTACAACTGATTTACTTCGAAACAACTTCTAAAGTAAATTAATTCATCTGACTTAAGGTGTCTTCAGACTCAGAGAAGTGACTGCGAGTGAAACTGGTTAGTACAGCATTTTGAGGAATGTGGCCGCTGCTAACTGCTGCGAGTGGCCTTAACAGCTCAGACAATAAAAATACTTGTGGTATTTGCCATTCAAATGACCTAAAGGTGTTAATCTGGTGATCTCAGAACAGTTCAACTGACTGTAGAATGGTAAAGACTTAGAAAatcatgtatgtgtgtgaaagtGGTATGCATTGCTAGCAACATGTGTGGAAAAACTGCTGTGGGGCCTAACACTATGGCAGGACACAAGGATattcactgtattttttattgcatTAGGCTGATTGTCATCATGTGTATCTAGATGGCAAATAGTACCACCCATGTTTATTATCAGGCACTTGGACCCGAGTTCAGTTGATGTGGCTAATGAGCCTATGATGTGGAGCTTACATGCACTCCCTTAGGTTCCAGTGGGGTTTTTACGACTCCAATTTGTTCATACAGTCCAAGGATATATTAATAGGTTTACTGGTCCTGTATAGGTACGCGTGGGTGTGTTGGGCAGACTGGCACATCATGATTGTGTAAAATCAAGATCTGTGTGTCCTATCTAATTTGCACCCACTTGCTCCTAAATCTCAAATAAAggttgaaaacattttttgcacttacagtatgtatagtTATTATAAACGCTAttcctcctgccttgcacatagggcaggggtcctcaatcccagtcctggagagccgcagtggctgcaggtttttgttctgacctggttgcttaattagaaagcaattcttgccaataaagcactaacaagctatgaaattaaattaactctgctatgtcaggtcattctcatatcctagattttctttccctttctatcatgcaaatgatttgaaggctaaaatggacgagtaattctcagtccttcacttttttctcttcatttttcttccaagtatttaattaaacccaatagtgcagataaatacacacaggtgtaaatgtaaataagctaaatggagaaatgctgctctctcttgtcatttgcatgttattgataataaggagcaattaaaatagctgtttaagacaaaattaagcaataagggctcaaaatcactaaagtgaagcagaagggttactttagcaataagtgctttttattaagcaactgggttggagcaaaaacctgcagccactgcggctctccaggaccgtgattgaggacccctgacctaggtGCTATCAGGATACCCCAATGTTTTACAGTGATgagttcaaaaataaagaaaattataacTTTGCCAAAATGTGTTCTTAATGACATTGTGCCTAAACCCACTTGTCCCTATCACTCCTGTTTCCCAAAAGCGTTCCTCTTCCCTTTTTATCTCCATCCCTGATCTATAAGGTCAGATAACCCCAGACAATACTACTTATGCCTCAGTGGTATTGTGATTTGTGAGGCTGTTTTCTTcttacatcattttttttctattgatttttaaggAGTTTTGATGTTGGATTCTGTGATTATTTCTGTTATTATGCATCTCTGGGAggaagttcagttttattattgttatgttttttatACACTTTagaacaccattttgtttttctatgagCACTGTCATTTTGAGTAATAAAAACTATGCCATGCCCCCCAGAAGTTACTTTATATAATGCTACTAGCGCAATACCATTTAAGCCGGGGTGAAGTCAAGTTCTTTGTTCAACATTGTGGATACATTGATACTCTCTAGCGcttgttctttattattttgtaaattctggTTTGCAATTTTTCTCATTGCTTTTGACAATAATTTAGGCTAggtatttgattttgatttttatattttatgagttCCCAGTTAAAAATTTTTGCCTTTTATGCAAAAGCGTGTATTTTTTGTGCTTTGTCACATGGGTTGTTAGGATGTTTTGCTTAAAGAATATTACAAGTTTTCAATATAGATATTCATTGTGGACTGACATTGTTTCTGAGTAGGTCCTTACAATTAGTGATCACAAACAGTATGAACAATAGACTGATAGTTGCATGAATGGTATCATTAAGTGGAATGGAGTGGGATTTAATTCATTGTAAATTCCTATCTTGCATCCATTGTTACCAGATTAGATTCTGGCTCAGTACCACTGTAAATTGATAAGTATGTAAAATTGAAAGGCTCTAAAACATCTTTGTTACCCAGTAATTAGTACATCCCTTGGAAGGAAAGCTAAAAGGAAATTCACCCCATTAGCCACGTTTGTATCACAAGTCTACTTGAAACAAGTATGCAGCAGGGTATCACAGTAAATTATTTCagctttgcatttcattttttttttattgattttaattaaaagcaaataatattccatacaatcaaatcaaacttaacaaaccaaaactcaaccccctcccaaaagaaagagaggagagcaaaCCAACAAAGCAAGTCtttctttaaaagcagcaagaatGGATGAGTATCCTTTTCCTCGAAATagaagtttattctaaaatgttattgattagatcctgccatacagtagttttaaaaagttttgaacagattctttacatgtgaattagattttttccaatttcaaatagtacgggacatcagttacccactgacttaaaagtgttGGGCTGgcattcttccagttcagcaagataagtctgtgtgctagtagtggggtaaaggcaattacaatttttttgtccatctccactttaagcccatctgggagtccatgAAACAGAGCTGCTAATTGTTTAAGAGTGACTGTGATGCCAAGggtgtctgataggcattcaaagatttttgtccaaaattatgttaatttggtgcacgtcaAAAACATGTTGCCCAGTGAGGCAGGAGCtcaattgcaacgttcacaggttgaatcttgccctggaaacattttgaataattttaaatgagataaatgcactCGATTGAAGATGTTAAGTTAGGTGATTGAGTGCTTTGCCtgtatggagcttgagtgaattctgtgcatggctgccttccactccttttctgaaatctggaatagaaataggtggaagatatggaaaattgggcaggtttcgtttagcaaagtttcttgTTTAAAAGTAGTGGAacaattgtgttgatgagaagttaaatttaaagcttaattgctcataggatgcaaagatgttgtctatatagaagtctctaaatgttttaatctcagacatttttcaaacaccaaatactgtgtatgtttgagagggtcgAAAAAAGCGTTTGTCATGTAGCAGTGCAACAGATAAGGGCTTCTCTGTCttagtgcttcctacattggttccatattctgagcgaATGAAGGGCAATTGTTTGTTGTTGGTGTAttgatgataacttgtatttattggggcacaaagcagggaatataaagaagtactgcaagatttgaattctattgcagaccaggcttttGTATATTCATCAATCTGTGTCAATATCCAGGTCTGCATATTTGCCGTtaagtaataaaatttaaagttaggtagtgccaagcccccttctgctttaggttgttgtagagtcaccctttagatgcgtggatgttttgaattccaaataaatgaagttatgattgaatctcattttttagaaaatgatttgttcatgtacagtatatgggggatgctttgaaatagaaaaacaatgtTGATTCTTCCTGTTAATGTGAGATGgatggtagaccatctatgcacatcttgtttaatttctttcatgcagacagcaacatttttttgaaaaagagttttatatttacttgtgatatttacccctggatatttaaactgatctgctaagataaatgggaaggtgtccaatgtaatattgtgtgctagagagttcactggaaaaagcaaacttttattcaaagtaaTTTTGactccagatatcttttgaaaatcagCTAGTACTTTTTGGACGgaattttgtgggtcagatatgTACAGTACCTCATCAActacatatagtgatattttctgttcaagtccttctctgaaaatcccctttatctctgatacatCTTGAAGGTAGACAACCAATAGCTCAATTGCGATTGCGAAGAGCAGTGCTGATAGGGGTCATCCTTTttgagtaccatgttctagtttgaagtagtctgaaataaggTTGTTAAttcaaactgaggcttctggactagtataaagtagtttcatccatgcacatatatttgggttgaacccaaatttgtgccatgtggtgaataggtagtcccagtCAACCAAATAAAATGCTTTAGTAAGATCTCTGGGGTCTTTGATTTAATgggtaaatatattacattaaacaaacatcggagattagaagctaagtgtctacctttaataaatccattttggtctcgtaatattacagaaggaagcactttctcaattctTCTGGCTAGAACTTTGAAGAGTATCTTAATGTAATTATTCAGgaatgagattggtctgtatgatgcacattgcagtaaatccttatttttcttaggaaagacagttattaatgtttggcaaaaagtttgaggtagaattttgttgtcttagGCTTCTATAAatattgctaataatagtggagctaacttatttgaattttgtttataaaatcCACTGGGTGGCCATCAGGGCTGGTTGGTTtaccactttgaagtgagtttatattGTCTAGTAATTAGACTGAGTAGAATGTAAGAACTTATAGTAGTTTCTAAATGTGTCGTCAAAAATAACAATAGtatcatacttacaagatttgataatCGGCAAAAAAACTAttgtatatgaataaataatcaatttttgagtaacaatgatgaacTTGTGAGATGAAGGAATATGCTCTAAAGTTAGGATTTAAAAACTtacatgggtctgataagttctgatccattacaaactgtataattatttttacagtattagatgttatcgccactgtagctgaagacctatccaagtctgcatttaaaacacaattaaagtctaccattataattttatgagtgttcattttaagaatagatgcaaatacattttgcatgaaatcTCTGTCATCCACGTTAGGTTAATAGATATTTATCAGAATCGCtgtagtattaaataaattgcccatccccatgacatattgcccttcaggatcagatattatCTGACAGTAAAAATggaatagttctgtgtattaaaatTCCCACAACACTAACTTTCTTATAGTTATGGTGAAACATTTGGCAATCCActctctttgcaactgaaactggtCCTTAATTATtatgtgagtctcctgtaaacatactatcttggcatttaatCCTGTTAAGTGAGataatactttctttctctttaattcataatTGAgccctttgacattccagctcacaaaattcactgtttggtcataaagACATTGCTCCTGaactttttttgatgttttgtagTCTTACGTTACGGTAGTACATTGTTACATATGATAGTTTTGACCTAGATTTCATATTTTTGCCAGGTGTTATGGCTGTGAGGCCTATTTTTATGTTGACACGGTTATTAGGGTAGAaaccataaataagaaatagcattgctctctttctccccccaaCCAAGTTTTGCATTTCAAAGGAGAtcacacaaaaaacattttttaaaagcagaagccattccttttatttttatgtcattctttttatttgacatgtcattttctaacctgtttaattGAGAGCAGGGTAATGGGAGGTCACATATTctggagactatcccagctagcatagatcGCAAGGCATGAAGAAACCcagaacagggcaccagtccattgcagtgaagacacacacaaacgcccaaacaccaaacacacaaGGGAGAATTTTGCATCAccaagtcacctaacctgcatgtctttggacagttggAGGAAATCAGAGCAGGAAATTCAcgcagacatggtgagaacatgcaaactccatgtagagaGGACCCAGTACACAAAATCCTGATCTCTTAACTATGAGCCAACAGTACTACCACCATGTTGCCTTATTGgttatttgtgtttattctaaTATTATGTAACGTTTTCACAAGAAAATAAACACTTAATGTCCAGACAACTAGCTCTAAAATTCATTTTCTTGGGTGGCCTTGGGCGTTTGGACAGTATGGCATACAGTATCTGTACATGTTACATTAAAATCCCTTGATACCTTTCAGAGTTGTAATTAGATGGACAACATCTTCTACTTTAGAAAAGAATTTTCATAGTAGATTGATGATgaaattaattcaattttttatttgccatttgcttttgtgttcttttgtatttctttattgaatTAGCTTTCTGATTTGCTGAAGCAGTTTAGTCCTGACAGCAgggaaagtaaagtaaaattctaaatgttttttaacattacaaatatcaacaaatttaATTGCCAACTGAAAATAATAAGACATTATGAAATGCTACAAAATAAACAGGTAGAGTTTGCCAGTTATCTCCATTCAGCTACAATTTctacatgttttaaaatgttcacaaaaatatCTCCTGCTTTAgtcaatttaatttgtttttattcactgCCATATTCATTATTCTGTGTATACCCAGCCAGTTTCTCTAGCACATTTATATAGTCCTGCTCTGGGAGACATGGGCACAAAGTAATAACCCATCTTGGGCATCATGGCAGTTTACAATATTATTCATGGTCTAGAGCCAGTTTAAATATAGTAGAAAGGCGAATGTTTTAGGATTATTGCAGTTTCTTGACAATGCAGAGTGAAAGGTCTTGAGATTAATATGCCTGCAAGTATGccttgtgataaaggcgctatataggcgcctgacccggtACAGATTCACACTGAAGCACGTGTAAAATCAacaggctttttatttctttcttcagctgtggggcacgtcttccccatgtctcaccggcccaacacagtcccaaagcacaattcaGCAATCAACCAACCCTtcctttggcaccaccactcctctcaggcaacctcgtcctcttcctcccgattctggcccctgagtggtggatgctggcccttttattgcccacccggaagtgcttcaggtgcttgatcacctatgtctaattgcacttccgggcggggctgtagTGGTGTCCATAcaggctccgggatccatgcagcaccccctggcagccaccccagatccccacagggttgtggagaactccatctcccatggaaccctgtgggaaactgaggcacccttgtcacccagggaggctgccaccatgcgtcccaggggaggtactgaggaggccacggctgctcccctggaacatatgcagaaggtgcgtcccgactgggcatgggACCTGGTCGCCCGCCACAGTCTGTTGTTACATATTTCAAGCATATTGTATTTTAGAAAGACATGATCTATAATAGTGtcctatgttttgtttttaaaaatgcagtaaatcactgtacaaaaaacaaaacttaattatACATATggagttttttaaaaagttaatttacaTGTATCTGTGgtataaatatgtttttattatatcctGTTGTTGCATTTTACTtctcattcatggtggctcatcTTTGTTGACTGGAACCTCTCCCAGACATTAAGTCTGTAAAATTTTCTCTGGGAAttcagttttctttccacataCCAATAATGTGCATTTTCAGTTGATTGGAAACTCTAAATTGATCAGGTATGAGAGAGTCGCCCTTGtaatggactagcaccctgtaTAGTAATAGTGCCTGCCTTGCTTCCAGTGCCATTAGGATAGTTTCTGACTCTTTGTGACTCTGACATTGAATAAGCAcctttaaaaaatggatgaataagtGAATGTTTTCTCCAAATTGACTTAAGAAATATAAGAAGCACACATTAATAAGTCTcctcaaataaacacaaataattacaaaaaggtAATTATACCTATTACTGTAGTTATAAAGAAGCCcctgtagtgtttttacacactTGTGcttaataatttgttggctaaaatcACTCACTGCTAATGTGTCAGAGACAGGCTACAGTATGCAGCATCGTTCAGAAtgaccatcagttttgtcttctttctctccttcacTTCTACCTCCAACAGGTTGAGAGTGAGTCCCAttaacagagcctgccttctcaATCAGCTTGTTGGATTGGTTagactctcttgaagtgatgttaccagcccagaagGCCAGAGTCTAGATATGTGCCCTGACTATCACAGATTTATATAATCTGTGCTATACCTTATACATCTGGGACAGTTCATTGAATATTCTTATAAAAAGTGCTTTGTTTTGTGGAAATTTACATTAGCTTGAATGTACTATTGGGAAATTCATCTCATTTCTGGCCTAAAACAACTCTCTCTGTAGATGGTGTCAGATGTTGTTTCAGTCTAACCAAGCAACAATAAAGTAAAGGTAGTCGCACATAAATTCTGAAACAACACAGATGCTGTGACAATTCATCTGCCAAAATGTCTCAGGACTTTGGAATGTTGACTGACATGAAACAAAAGAATTGCTCACACAGGACGCTCATGCAAACATTCTAAAAGAGAAATATATTGAAATGATAAAAAACATGATTTGTTTAACTACTGagagagcaaaataaaaatatggtcTACTCTGTTTGTTTATGTTTAGTGGGATCCCTATCAGTTTGttgaaatttagtttttttgtgtAGGTGGATGACAAAGTGCGAAAATCTTCAGTGGACCTGCGTAGGGAGATCATTGATGTCGGCAGCATCCAGAATCTTATAGAGCTGCGTAAAAagagaaagaacaaaaacaatacagcATCTTCTTCAGCTGATTCTGAGCCTGAGCAGCAAGAAGTTGTAAGTGTGCTGGTAAATTTGTCAAATATAGGCAAATTGGACTCAATAAGATAGATGTCAGTGTGAAACTAGCCACTCCCATTagtacacagacagacagttttattttatttgttctccTGTTTGAAATCTGATTGCTTCTATGTGGATGTGAATACCTTGTAATATCTGGTCAAGTCATATTTTATAGTAACATGAGGTCAGAGCATTCCATAAGCCTCTTCTCCTACTTCTTCCCCTAGCTTTTTCATCTGCCACCCAGCTCTGTTACTTGATTAGTCTTGACTGAAGTTATTAAGCCTTCATCTAATACTTTGATGTCCACAACAGATGTCTTCCCCAGTCATAATCACACTAAAAACACAATATGCCAAAATAATATCTTACAAATCAGCAGAACAAAACTCTGACACTCTTGCTCGGTTTGTCTAACTTGCCAGTTGCCAAGAGTCTTGTCCCAAGACCTATacactattacaccaccacccTTATAGTAATGCTCATAAAGTAGGCAATGCATTTAAAGATAATTCATGTCCAAAGCATCAAAGCTAAGAGGCAGTTGCTCAGAATAAACTGTAGTTGCATCtgtcaaaatcatttttatattttcttcaatatcctactttgtttgtttatgtattaCCAATGTAAAGGATTTGGAAACATCTCTAGATGTTTTTTAGCCAGGACCAGTGAACAGTACTCATTTCTTGTGGGCAgctgtagaagggaaggtgaaaGTCATTGAGAAGTTCCTTGAAGGTAATGGGAATCCAGATACTTGTGATGAGGTGAGTTTCCATGGCATACTTTTTGGCTGGTGTCACTGACATGCTACTTTTATAATAGGGAGCTATTGCTTACATATTTACAAACAGACaagtatattattattgttattattattactattattattgtacaCATCCTCAAAAGGAGTGGATCTTTTTATAAGTGGGAATGTCACcaagtagagcaaaatatacaaaaaagcacatttattgaataaataaacacaaagagacattgagcaaagggagaagaaaaggACTAAATAGAACTAAAAACAACAAGCTTGCAAGCCTTCTAGGCCTAACTAATGTGGTGCTGATTCATGTCTATCAGATGGGTTGGCTTACCTACTTGCAGGTGTTAAATTTCTAAAAAGAACTTTCCTTTTTGCTGAtctcttctctctttcattttatatCCTATCCTCTGTTTCTGATGTAGTATAAACCCCTATCCAAGCTTACTCACAAATCTAAGCTCAAAAGCCTTTATGTTTGATCCAGTGTGAAACACCATATtgtggaacatgacaaagagttcaagttGTTAATTTAGCCTCTAAATTCAGCAGGTCTCAATCCGATCAAATATTATGGAATGTGCTGGAGAAAGAAGTCTGATCATTGGAGGTCCCTTATAGCTTACTTAAGGATTCTGCTGcaaatgtcttggtgccagataccagaGGACACCTTCAGatgttcaatatatatatatatatattataattatatataaatatattcattctTAGTTCTGTGTCACATTCTGATTACTGTATTTGGATCCTtatctaccaggtaacgcttcTGGTTGGTCGGCCAGTTGGCCAGCATTCGCcatgtcctctcagttgtgaAAAGCAGATTATAGATATGTTCTACCACGGCAGCTGGTTCacttatttgacagggtgaagacTGGAGTATTACATTCTTAGGTCTGAGTAgaaatctgattatttgggtggttacctaccaggtaacgcttgtggccTGTCAATAAATGAGCCAGTCGCCCACTaaaggcgaaacacgtgtcgtatACTCTCTGTAATATTTGGCAGACACTgtatcacatacacacacacacacacacacatatatatatatatatatatatatatatatatatatacctgtatatatatgtatatatgtatatatatacagtatgtatatgtatatatgtatgtgtatgtatatatatatgtatatgtatgtatatatatgtacagtatatatatatatatatatatatatatatatatatatatatatatatatatataaaatattcattgTTGTTAATATGCCCTATTTCCTGACTGAAAAACTAGAACATAATCCATCAAAtaggataaaaaagaaaaagtagtcaAGGCATTTAATGTATAGTAAAAGAATAATTATGACCATTACAgaatatttgaaattttttacttaatgaaaaattctctttatattttttataatgtgtGCATATTTcaacataatttttattataatccaTATTTTTTTATCCAGTTCAAAAGGACCGCTCTTCATCGTGCCTCTCTCGAAGGACACACTAAGATTGTACAAAAACTCTTAGACAGTGGAGCAGCTGTTAATTTCCAAGACAGGGTAAGCTAATCGCTGCATTGTTGTGTTTCGTACTGCAATATTATACTGGGCCAAATGTTTGGTAGCCATTCAGGATTAGACACTCCTCAACATTCATAGGGATGAAGCTCTAAATATAATGacagcatgaaaaaagtttacttgaggtttttgcaaatttattaaaaataaaaaaactgagaaatcacatgtacataagtatccacagcctttgctcaatactttgtcgatgcacctttggcagcaattacagcctcaagtctttttgaatatgatgccacaagcttggcacacctatccttggccagtttcgcccttTCCTcattgtagcacctctcaagctccatcaggttgggtgggaagcttcggtgcacagccattttaagatctctcagtctccagaaatgttcaatcagattcaagtctgggctctggctgggccactcgaggacattcacagagttgtcttgaagccactcctttgatatcttggctgtgtgcttagggtctttgtcctgctaaaagatgaaccgtcaccccagtctgaggtcaagggcgctctggagcaggttttcatccagtatgtctctgtacattgctgcagtcatctttccctttatcctgactagtctcccagttcctgccgctgaaaaacatccccacagcatgatgctgccaccaccatgcttcactgtagggatggtattggcctggtgatgagcggtgcctggtttcttccaaatgtgacgcctggcattcacaccaaagagttcaatctttgtctcatcagaccagagaattttgtttctcatggtctgagagtccttcaggtgcctttttgcaaactccaggcgggctgccatgtgccttttactaaggagtggcttctgtctggccactctaccataaaggcctgattggtggattgctgcagagatggttgtccttctggaaggttctcctctctccacagaagacctctggagctctgacagagtgaccatctggttcttggtcacctccctgactaaggcccttcccccatgatcgctcagtttagatggccatcCAGCTCtttgaagagtcctggtggtttcgaacttcttccacttacagatgatggaggccactgtgctcattgggactttcaaagcagcagaaatttttctgtaaccttccccagatttgtgccgcgagacaatcctgtctcagatgtctacagacaattcctttgacttcatgcttgatttgtactctgacatgaactgtcaactgtgggaccttatatagacaggtgtgtgcctttccaaatcatgtccaatcatctgaatttaccacaggtggactccaattaagctgcagaaacatctcaaggacgatcaggggaaacaggatgcacctgagctcagttttgagcttcatggcaaaggctgtgaatacttatgtatatgtgctttctcagtttttttatttttaataaatttgcaaaaatctcaagtaaacttttttcacgttgtcattatggggtgttgtgtgtagaattctgagaaaaaaatgaatggaatccattttggaataaggctgtaacataacaaaatgtggaaaaagtgatgcactgtaaatctttagttttgcattttgtgcGACAAtacttcaaagcaaaaaaaaggaaagggagTGAATGGCAGTATATTAATActactaatttaatttttatatagcccaaatcATGGTGcacctttgttttattaaacGATACTGCAAACCCACCTTCACTATATTATGTAGAAAGATTTGTTTTGGCAAACATAAGTGTTACAGAGCTCAATAAATGACTCTTCTGCAGTTGGACAGCACTGCGATGCATTGGGCGTGTCGGGGAGGACAGCTGGAAGTTCTCAAAGTGCTGCAGAAGAGTGGTGCTGACCTTAACATGAAGGATAAAGTAAGTGCAGACAATTTCAAATTTATCTTTAAATATTCCTTGCATTACTGTTGTGTACAGACCATGTTATCTGTGCCATGCAGTAGAAATATGAATCTTACATTTCACATG encodes the following:
- the LOC120542409 gene encoding ankyrin repeat domain-containing protein 2 isoform X4, with translation MDTEVGWAANLIDHKLHLDEKHNKRKKDIDQKLEIVKIFTKELEGEKYKPSRTPTFQFTQVDDKVRKSSVDLRREIIDVGSIQNLIELRKKRKNKNNTASSSADSEPEQQEVPGPVNSTHFLWAAVEGKVKVIEKFLEGNGNPDTCDEFKRTALHRASLEGHTKIVQKLLDSGAAVNFQDRLDSTAMHWACRGGQLEVLKVLQKSGADLNMKDKLMSTPLHVATRTGRFDLVEYLIASGVDINAKDREGKTPSELVKEWQLDMKDILEKVLLRTGCTYDKEDLKL
- the LOC120542409 gene encoding ankyrin repeat domain-containing protein 2 isoform X3, yielding MDTEVGWAANLIDHKLHLDEKHNKRKKDIDQKLEIVKIFTKELEGEKYKPSRTPTFQFTQVDDKVRKSSVDLRREIIDVGSIQNLIELRKKRKNKNNTASSSADSEPEQQEVPGPVNSTHFLWAAVEGKVKVIEKFLEGNGNPDTCDEFKRTALHRASLEGHTKIVQKLLDSGAAVNFQDRLDSTAMHWACRGGQLEVLKVLQKSGADLNMKDKLMSTPLHVATRTGRFDLVEYLIASGVDINAKDREGDMALHDAVRLNRYRIVKLLLQHGADVQAKNAVRKEKLPVNW
- the LOC120542409 gene encoding ankyrin repeat domain-containing protein 2 isoform X2, encoding MDTEVGWAANLIDHKLHLDEKHNKRKKDIDQKLEIVKIFTKELEGEKYKPSRTPTFQFTQVDDKVRKSSVDLRREIIDVGSIQNLIELRKKRKNKNNTASSSADSEPEQQEVPGPVNSTHFLWAAVEGKVKVIEKFLEGNGNPDTCDEFKRTALHRASLEGHTKIVQKLLDSGAAVNFQDRLDSTAMHWACRGGQLEVLKVLQKSGADLNMKDKLMSTPLHVATRTGRFDLVEYLIASGVDINAKDREGDMALHDAVRLNRYRIVKLLLQHGADVQAKNAVRLLHYQNRNSAPCTIQRFKGRKNSQ